One genomic region from Macellibacteroides fermentans encodes:
- the carB gene encoding carbamoyl-phosphate synthase (glutamine-hydrolyzing) large subunit, producing the protein MKDKIKKVLVLGSGALKIGEAGEFDYSGSQALKAIREEGIYTVLINPNIATVQTSEGVADQIYFLPVTPFFVEKVIAKERPDGILLAFGGQTALNCGVALYQSGVLEKYNVQVLGTPVQAIMDTEDRELFVQKLNEIDVKTIQSEAVENMEDARRAARELGYPVIIRAAYALGGLGSGFCDNEDELDKLVEKAFSFSPQVLVEKSLKGWKEVEYEVVRDRFDNCITVCNMENFDPLGIHTGESIVIAPSQTLTNAEYHKLRELAIRIIRHIGIVGECNVQYAFDPYSEDYRVIEVNARLSRSSALASKATGYPLAFVAAKLGLGYGLFDLKNSVTKTTSAFFEPALDYVVCKIPRWDLGKFHGVSRELGSSMKSVGEVMAIGRTFEESLQKGLRMIGAGMHGFVENKELVIEDIDKSLNEPTDTRIFVISKAFRKGYTIDQIHDLTKIDRWFLQKLYGIIQTANELESYSEITEVSDQLLLHAKQQGFSDFQLARALYKDSMTDVEKSMLKIRQNRKFRGIVPVVKQIDTLAAEYPAQTNYLYLTYNGTTNDVGYLGDHRSIVVLGSGAYRIGSSVEFDWCGVNALNTIRKEGWRSVMINYNPETVSTDYDMCDRLYFDELTFERVMDILELENPHGVVLSTGGQIPNNLAMRLDEQRVNILGTSAKSIDNAEDRHKFSAMLDRLGIDQPRWKELSSLDDIDTFVAEVGFPVLVRPSYVLSGAAMNVCSNDDELKRFLQLAANVSKKHPVVVSQFIEHAKEVELDAVAKDGEIMLYAISEHIEFAGVHSGDATIQFPAQKLYAETLRRVKRISKQIAHELNISGPFNIQFLAKGNDIKVIECNLRASRSFPFVSKVLKINFIELATKIMLGIPVQKPSKTDFDLDYVGIKASQFSFSRLQKADPVLGVDMASTGEVGCIADDSSEAILKSMLSVGYRIPKKNILLSTGNAKQKVDMLDAARLLELNGYNLYATGGTYKMLAENGIEVSRVFWPSEEGEPQALDMLRKKQIDFVVNIPKNLSPGELTNGYKIRRAAIDLNIPLITNARLASAFITAFCTLSEDDIQIKSWSEYK; encoded by the coding sequence ATAAAAGACAAGATAAAGAAAGTCCTGGTTCTCGGTTCAGGCGCACTGAAGATTGGAGAAGCCGGTGAATTTGACTACTCCGGTTCACAAGCGCTGAAAGCGATTCGGGAAGAAGGCATTTATACAGTTCTTATCAATCCGAACATTGCCACAGTTCAGACATCCGAAGGGGTAGCCGATCAAATCTATTTTTTGCCGGTAACTCCTTTTTTTGTGGAAAAGGTAATCGCCAAGGAACGTCCGGATGGAATATTACTCGCTTTTGGTGGTCAGACTGCGCTTAACTGCGGGGTAGCACTTTACCAGAGCGGTGTACTGGAAAAATACAATGTACAGGTGCTGGGTACTCCGGTTCAGGCTATCATGGATACCGAAGACCGCGAACTCTTTGTACAGAAACTGAACGAGATCGATGTTAAGACCATCCAGAGCGAAGCGGTCGAAAACATGGAAGATGCCCGTCGTGCCGCACGCGAACTGGGTTATCCGGTTATCATACGTGCCGCCTATGCTTTAGGAGGATTGGGCAGCGGATTCTGCGACAACGAAGACGAGCTGGATAAGCTGGTTGAGAAAGCCTTCTCATTCTCACCCCAGGTATTGGTGGAGAAGAGTCTCAAAGGTTGGAAAGAGGTTGAATACGAAGTGGTACGCGACCGTTTCGACAACTGTATTACGGTTTGTAATATGGAAAACTTCGACCCCCTGGGAATCCATACCGGCGAAAGTATCGTTATCGCTCCTTCGCAGACACTTACCAATGCCGAATATCATAAACTGCGCGAACTGGCTATCCGTATCATCCGCCACATCGGTATCGTGGGTGAATGTAACGTACAGTACGCCTTCGACCCCTATTCGGAAGATTACCGGGTAATCGAGGTGAATGCCCGTCTGAGCCGCTCTTCGGCCCTGGCTTCCAAAGCAACCGGTTATCCTTTGGCTTTTGTGGCTGCCAAACTGGGATTGGGATACGGACTTTTCGATCTTAAGAACTCGGTAACCAAAACAACCTCGGCCTTCTTCGAACCGGCCCTCGACTATGTGGTATGTAAGATTCCGCGCTGGGACCTTGGTAAGTTCCACGGTGTTTCCCGCGAGTTGGGCAGCAGTATGAAATCGGTAGGAGAGGTGATGGCCATTGGTCGTACCTTCGAGGAGTCCCTGCAGAAGGGTCTTCGTATGATTGGTGCCGGTATGCACGGGTTTGTAGAGAACAAGGAACTTGTGATAGAGGATATAGACAAATCGCTGAACGAACCTACCGATACCCGTATCTTTGTGATAAGCAAGGCTTTCCGCAAAGGATATACCATCGATCAGATTCACGATCTTACTAAGATAGACCGCTGGTTCCTGCAGAAATTATATGGCATTATTCAGACAGCCAACGAGCTTGAGAGTTACTCCGAAATTACCGAAGTGTCTGATCAGCTGCTGCTGCACGCCAAACAACAAGGCTTCTCTGACTTTCAGCTGGCACGCGCCCTTTACAAGGATAGCATGACCGATGTGGAGAAGTCGATGCTGAAGATCCGTCAGAACCGCAAATTCCGCGGCATTGTTCCGGTGGTGAAACAGATCGATACGCTGGCAGCCGAATATCCGGCACAGACCAATTACCTGTACCTTACCTACAACGGAACAACCAACGATGTGGGCTACCTGGGCGACCACCGCTCAATCGTGGTACTGGGTTCCGGAGCCTATCGTATCGGTAGCTCGGTGGAATTCGACTGGTGTGGTGTAAACGCGCTCAATACCATCCGTAAGGAGGGCTGGCGTTCGGTTATGATCAACTACAACCCCGAAACGGTAAGTACCGACTACGATATGTGCGACCGCCTTTACTTCGACGAACTTACCTTCGAGCGGGTGATGGATATCCTCGAACTTGAAAATCCCCACGGAGTGGTGCTTTCAACAGGCGGACAGATTCCTAATAACCTGGCCATGCGCCTGGACGAACAACGGGTTAACATCCTGGGAACCTCGGCCAAGAGCATCGATAATGCAGAAGACCGTCACAAGTTCTCGGCCATGCTCGACCGTCTCGGAATCGATCAGCCACGATGGAAAGAACTTTCTTCGCTGGACGATATAGATACCTTCGTGGCCGAAGTGGGATTCCCCGTATTGGTAAGACCTTCGTACGTACTTTCGGGTGCAGCCATGAACGTATGTTCCAACGACGACGAGCTGAAGCGCTTCCTGCAGCTGGCAGCCAACGTGTCGAAGAAACATCCGGTGGTGGTAAGTCAGTTTATCGAGCACGCCAAAGAGGTGGAGCTGGATGCTGTAGCCAAAGACGGCGAGATCATGTTATATGCCATCAGCGAACATATCGAGTTTGCCGGTGTACACTCGGGCGACGCTACGATTCAGTTCCCGGCCCAGAAATTATATGCCGAAACCCTGCGACGCGTGAAACGCATCAGCAAGCAGATCGCTCACGAATTGAACATATCGGGACCCTTCAATATCCAGTTCCTTGCCAAAGGAAACGACATCAAGGTAATTGAATGTAACCTGCGTGCTTCGCGAAGCTTCCCGTTTGTAAGCAAGGTGCTTAAGATAAACTTCATCGAACTGGCAACGAAGATTATGCTGGGTATCCCCGTGCAGAAACCTTCCAAAACCGACTTCGACCTCGATTACGTAGGTATCAAGGCTTCGCAATTCTCCTTCTCGCGTTTGCAGAAGGCAGACCCGGTACTGGGTGTAGATATGGCTTCAACCGGTGAGGTGGGCTGTATAGCCGACGATTCTTCGGAAGCTATCCTCAAGTCCATGCTTTCGGTAGGATACCGCATCCCTAAAAAGAATATCCTGCTGTCTACCGGTAATGCCAAACAGAAGGTGGATATGCTGGATGCCGCCCGCTTGCTGGAGCTTAACGGCTATAACCTGTACGCTACCGGAGGTACCTACAAGATGCTTGCCGAAAACGGTATCGAGGTTTCACGGGTGTTCTGGCCAAGCGAAGAGGGAGAGCCTCAGGCACTGGATATGCTCCGTAAGAAGCAGATCGATTTCGTGGTGAACATTCCAAAGAACCTTTCACCGGGCGAGCTTACCAACGGATACAAGATTCGTCGCGCTGCCATCGACCTGAACATTCCGCTTATTACCAATGCGCGTCTGGCCTCTGCCTTCATCACCGCATTCTGTACTTTAAGCGAAGACGATATTCAGATCAAGAGCTGGAGCGAGTATAAATAA
- the gltB gene encoding glutamate synthase large subunit has protein sequence MKERSLFNNEKGLYNFSYEHDACGVGMLVNIHGGKSHEIVESALKVLENMQHRGAEGADNKTGDGAGILLQIPHEFILLQGIPVPEKGKYGTGLLFLPKESKLQDVILSILIEEIEKEGLTLMHLRKVPVNSSILGTDALSTEPDIRQIFVTGCNDQALLEKKLYLIRKRVEKKIRQTNAEIRQDFYIVSLSTCSIIYKGMLSSMQLRHYFPDLTNSYFTSGLALVHSRFSTNTFPTWSLAQPFRLLAHNGEINTVRGNRGWMEARESVLNSPELGNIEDICPIIQPGMSDSASLDNVLEFLVASGMSLPHAMSMLVPESFNEKNPISEDLKAFYEYHSILMEPWDGPAALLFSDGRYAGGMLDRNGLRPARYLITKDDMMVVASEVGVMDFEANQIKEKGRLQPGKILLVDTQKGEIYYDGELKKQLAEAKPYRTWLTNNRVELDELKSGRKVENKVPNYERLLRTFNFSGEDIERIIIPMAYSGAEPVSSMGNDTPLAVLSSKPQLLFNYFRQQFAQVTNPPIDPIREELVMSLDEYIGAVGNNILVPDEMHCKMVKLNYPILSNTQLDILCNIRYKGFNSLKLPMLYEVSKGKEGLHEAIAKLCKEAEQSVRQGVNYIILSDKNVDAKFAPIPSLLALSAIHHHLVSVQKRVQTALIVESGEVREVMHAALLLGYGASAINPYMAFAVLDDLVKKQEIQLNYETAEKNYIKSICKGLFKIMSKMGISTIRSYRGAKLFEAVGLSEELTRTYFGGTTSAIGGIGLDEIAEDTAAMHKEAFQGEVDELLPNKGIYSYRTDGEKHAWNPETISTLQLATRLGSYKKFKEYSKIVDEKEEPIFVRDFLEFKRNPISIDQVEPAANIMKRFVTGAMSYGSISKEAHETMALAMNVIKGRSNTGEGGEDAARFAPLENGLSLRSAIKQVASGRFGVTTEYLVNADEIQIKIAQGAKPGEGGQLPGYKVDDVIARTRHSIPGISLISPPPHHDIYSIEDLAQLIFDLKNVNPRAEISVKLVSESGVGTIAAGVAKAKADRIVISGAEGGTGASPSSSIRYAGLPPEIGLSETQQTLVINGLRGQVTLQTDGQIKTGRDIVMMAMLGAEEYGFATSALIVLGCVMMRKCHLNTCPVGVATQDAELRKRFLGKYEYLVNFFNYLAEEVREHLAEMGFTKLDDIIGRTDLIVRRASYSNKKFNTLNFSRLLHLPEQASATAIHHCSCQDHNIETVKDKEIIQHAMPAIESLKEISLDYTIANTDRSVGAMLSGVIASKYGNDGLPEDTLNIKFKGSAGQSFGAFLAHGVHFKLEGEANDYLGKGLSGGRISVMPPIRSTFIAEENTIAGNTLLYGATSGQVFINGRVGERFCVRNSGAIAVVEGVGDHCCEYMTGGRVVVLGSTGRNFAAGMSGGVAYVWNQNNDFDYFCNMEMVELSLIEENSYRKELHELIRMHYYYTGSKLAKTMLDSWSKYVDQFIQIVPIEYKKVLQEEQMKKLQRKIADMQRDY, from the coding sequence ATGAAAGAAAGAAGTCTTTTTAACAATGAGAAGGGACTATACAACTTCTCGTACGAACACGATGCTTGCGGAGTAGGAATGTTGGTCAATATCCACGGAGGCAAATCACATGAAATTGTTGAGTCTGCGCTGAAGGTTTTGGAGAACATGCAACACCGCGGAGCAGAGGGGGCGGATAACAAAACCGGTGATGGCGCTGGTATCCTGCTTCAGATACCTCATGAATTTATTTTGCTGCAAGGTATTCCGGTTCCCGAAAAGGGAAAGTACGGAACAGGACTTCTTTTCTTACCGAAGGAAAGCAAATTACAGGATGTAATTCTGAGTATCCTGATTGAAGAGATTGAAAAAGAAGGTCTAACATTGATGCATCTGCGTAAAGTGCCTGTTAACTCGTCTATCTTGGGAACGGATGCACTATCTACCGAACCGGACATCCGTCAGATTTTTGTAACCGGTTGTAACGATCAGGCTCTTCTGGAGAAGAAGCTTTACCTGATCCGCAAGCGTGTGGAGAAGAAGATAAGACAGACCAATGCCGAAATCAGACAAGATTTTTACATCGTTTCGCTGTCTACATGTAGTATCATATATAAAGGTATGTTGTCGTCCATGCAATTGCGACACTATTTCCCTGACCTTACCAACAGTTATTTTACAAGTGGTCTGGCGCTGGTACATTCGCGCTTCAGTACAAATACATTCCCAACCTGGAGTCTGGCGCAGCCTTTCCGTCTGCTGGCGCACAACGGCGAGATCAACACCGTACGCGGAAACCGGGGATGGATGGAGGCACGCGAAAGCGTGTTGAACTCGCCGGAACTAGGCAATATAGAAGACATCTGCCCCATTATCCAACCAGGGATGAGCGACAGTGCTTCATTAGATAATGTACTTGAATTTTTGGTTGCATCGGGTATGAGTCTGCCTCATGCCATGTCTATGCTGGTTCCCGAAAGCTTCAACGAGAAGAACCCGATTTCGGAAGATCTGAAAGCATTCTACGAATACCATAGTATTTTAATGGAGCCATGGGATGGTCCCGCCGCCCTGCTTTTCTCGGATGGCCGCTATGCCGGAGGAATGCTGGATCGTAACGGTTTACGTCCGGCCCGTTATCTGATTACCAAAGACGATATGATGGTGGTAGCTTCCGAAGTGGGAGTAATGGATTTTGAAGCAAATCAGATCAAGGAAAAAGGTCGTCTTCAGCCGGGTAAGATTCTGTTGGTGGACACTCAAAAGGGTGAGATCTATTACGACGGCGAACTTAAAAAACAGTTGGCCGAAGCAAAACCATACCGTACCTGGCTTACCAACAACCGCGTTGAGCTGGATGAGTTGAAATCGGGACGTAAGGTGGAAAACAAGGTACCCAACTACGAACGTTTACTTCGCACGTTCAACTTTTCGGGCGAAGATATCGAACGGATCATCATCCCCATGGCTTACTCGGGGGCGGAACCTGTATCTTCTATGGGTAACGATACGCCGCTGGCGGTGCTTTCATCCAAACCTCAGCTGCTTTTCAACTATTTCCGGCAACAATTCGCTCAGGTTACCAACCCCCCTATCGATCCGATACGTGAAGAGCTGGTGATGAGTTTGGATGAATACATCGGCGCAGTGGGAAACAATATATTGGTACCCGACGAGATGCATTGCAAGATGGTGAAGCTCAATTACCCGATACTGAGCAACACCCAACTGGATATTCTGTGCAACATCCGCTACAAAGGGTTCAACTCCCTTAAATTACCAATGCTTTATGAGGTATCCAAAGGAAAAGAAGGCCTTCACGAAGCTATTGCAAAACTCTGCAAAGAGGCAGAACAATCCGTACGACAAGGGGTGAACTACATTATATTATCCGACAAGAATGTGGATGCCAAATTTGCTCCTATTCCCTCTTTGCTGGCCCTTTCTGCCATTCATCATCACCTGGTTTCTGTACAGAAGCGTGTACAGACAGCCCTGATTGTGGAATCCGGCGAAGTGCGCGAAGTAATGCATGCAGCGCTGTTGCTTGGTTACGGTGCAAGCGCCATCAATCCTTACATGGCTTTTGCCGTACTGGATGATTTGGTAAAGAAACAGGAAATTCAGCTGAATTACGAAACAGCAGAGAAAAACTATATTAAATCCATCTGCAAAGGATTATTCAAAATTATGAGTAAAATGGGGATCTCGACCATTCGAAGCTACCGCGGCGCCAAATTGTTTGAAGCCGTAGGTTTGTCGGAAGAGCTTACCCGCACCTACTTTGGAGGTACCACCTCGGCCATCGGAGGTATCGGACTGGATGAGATCGCCGAAGACACGGCAGCCATGCATAAAGAGGCCTTCCAGGGTGAAGTAGACGAGCTATTGCCTAACAAGGGTATATATAGTTACCGTACCGACGGGGAGAAACATGCGTGGAATCCGGAAACGATTTCGACGTTACAGCTTGCCACCCGCCTGGGAAGTTATAAGAAATTTAAAGAATACTCGAAGATAGTGGACGAGAAGGAAGAGCCCATCTTTGTACGCGATTTCCTCGAATTTAAACGCAACCCGATCTCCATCGATCAGGTAGAACCTGCTGCAAACATCATGAAACGGTTTGTTACAGGTGCCATGAGCTATGGTTCAATCAGTAAGGAGGCGCACGAAACCATGGCATTGGCCATGAACGTGATCAAGGGCAGAAGCAACACCGGCGAAGGTGGTGAAGATGCTGCCAGATTCGCTCCGCTGGAAAACGGACTATCCCTTCGTTCGGCTATCAAGCAGGTGGCTTCGGGACGTTTTGGGGTTACCACCGAATACCTGGTTAATGCAGACGAGATACAGATTAAGATCGCACAGGGTGCCAAGCCCGGTGAAGGAGGGCAGCTTCCGGGTTACAAGGTAGACGATGTGATTGCCCGTACACGTCACTCCATACCGGGCATCTCCCTTATTTCTCCGCCTCCCCACCACGATATTTACTCAATCGAAGATCTTGCACAGCTTATCTTCGATCTTAAAAATGTGAACCCCAGAGCCGAAATCAGCGTTAAGCTTGTATCGGAAAGTGGTGTAGGGACCATTGCTGCGGGGGTTGCCAAGGCTAAAGCCGACCGTATTGTAATATCCGGAGCCGAAGGAGGAACCGGTGCCAGTCCGTCAAGCTCGATCCGTTACGCAGGTCTACCACCCGAAATCGGACTAAGTGAAACTCAGCAGACCCTTGTTATTAACGGTCTGAGAGGTCAGGTTACTTTGCAGACCGACGGTCAGATTAAAACCGGCCGCGACATCGTAATGATGGCTATGCTGGGAGCCGAAGAGTATGGCTTCGCAACCTCAGCGCTCATTGTGCTGGGATGTGTAATGATGCGCAAATGCCACCTTAACACCTGTCCGGTGGGTGTTGCTACCCAAGATGCCGAGCTTAGGAAACGTTTTCTGGGTAAATATGAATACCTTGTTAACTTCTTTAACTACCTGGCTGAAGAGGTTCGCGAACACTTGGCCGAAATGGGATTCACCAAACTGGATGATATTATCGGTCGCACGGATCTGATCGTACGCAGAGCGTCGTACTCTAATAAGAAATTCAACACCCTTAATTTCTCAAGGTTGCTGCATCTGCCGGAGCAGGCATCAGCCACAGCCATCCACCATTGCAGCTGTCAGGATCACAACATCGAAACAGTGAAGGACAAGGAGATTATCCAGCATGCCATGCCGGCTATCGAGTCGCTTAAAGAGATCTCGCTGGATTATACCATTGCCAATACAGACCGCAGCGTGGGTGCCATGTTATCGGGCGTAATTGCTTCTAAATACGGAAACGATGGCCTTCCTGAAGATACGCTGAACATCAAGTTCAAGGGATCTGCCGGACAGAGTTTCGGAGCTTTTCTGGCACACGGTGTACACTTCAAGCTGGAGGGCGAAGCAAACGATTACCTGGGTAAAGGTCTGAGCGGCGGCCGTATTTCGGTTATGCCTCCGATCCGTTCAACCTTTATTGCAGAAGAAAACACCATTGCAGGCAATACCTTGCTTTATGGTGCTACATCCGGACAAGTGTTTATTAATGGACGGGTAGGCGAACGTTTCTGCGTAAGAAACTCGGGAGCCATTGCCGTTGTAGAAGGAGTAGGCGATCATTGCTGCGAATATATGACCGGTGGACGGGTAGTTGTACTGGGTAGCACCGGACGGAACTTTGCCGCAGGGATGAGTGGTGGTGTTGCTTATGTATGGAATCAGAACAACGATTTCGATTACTTCTGCAACATGGAGATGGTAGAGCTTTCTTTAATTGAAGAAAACAGTTACCGCAAGGAATTGCACGAGTTAATCCGCATGCATTACTACTATACCGGCAGTAAACTGGCTAAGACCATGTTGGATTCATGGAGTAAATATGTGGATCAGTTCATCCAGATTGTGCCTATCGAATACAAGAAGGTACTTCAGGAAGAGCAGATGAAGAAGCTGCAACGTAAAATTGCAGATATGCAACGTGATTATTAA
- the carA gene encoding glutamine-hydrolyzing carbamoyl-phosphate synthase small subunit, producing MQQQRTVQLLLDDGSVFHGKSFGYEKATAGEVVFNTAMTGYPESLTDPSYSGQLMVLTYPLVGNYGVPPRTFEANGLATFMESEKIHAEAIIVSDYSFEYSHWNAVESLGSWLKDEKVAGIYGIDTRELTKLLREKGSMKGKIVFDAADEIDFVDPNLINQVDIVSCKEVITYGNGSKKVVLVDCGVKHNIIRCLLKRDVTVIRVPWNYDFTNMEYDGLFISNGPGDPDTCEAAVINIRKAMERNTPICGICMGNQLLAKAGGASIYKLKYGHRSHNQPVRMVGTERCFITSQNHGYAVDNSTLGADWEPLFINMNDGTNEGIKHKTKPYFSAQFHPEACSGPTDTEFLFDKFVELL from the coding sequence ATGCAACAACAAAGAACTGTACAATTGCTGCTGGACGATGGAAGTGTTTTTCACGGAAAATCATTTGGCTATGAAAAGGCTACGGCCGGCGAAGTAGTATTCAACACCGCCATGACAGGCTATCCGGAGAGTCTTACCGACCCGTCGTATTCCGGACAGCTTATGGTGCTGACCTATCCGTTGGTAGGGAATTATGGGGTTCCTCCCCGTACGTTCGAAGCAAACGGACTGGCAACCTTTATGGAAAGTGAAAAAATCCATGCGGAAGCCATTATCGTATCAGACTACTCCTTCGAATACAGTCACTGGAATGCTGTGGAAAGTCTGGGTAGCTGGCTGAAAGATGAGAAAGTAGCCGGAATCTATGGGATAGATACCCGCGAGCTGACTAAACTATTGCGCGAAAAGGGCTCAATGAAGGGGAAAATTGTGTTCGATGCTGCAGACGAAATCGATTTTGTTGACCCCAACCTTATCAACCAGGTAGACATCGTAAGCTGCAAGGAGGTGATTACCTACGGTAACGGCTCGAAAAAAGTGGTGCTGGTAGACTGCGGGGTGAAGCATAACATTATCCGTTGCTTGCTGAAGCGAGACGTAACGGTGATACGCGTACCCTGGAATTACGACTTTACCAACATGGAGTACGACGGACTATTTATCAGTAACGGTCCGGGCGACCCGGATACCTGCGAGGCTGCGGTGATAAACATACGTAAAGCCATGGAACGTAATACACCCATCTGCGGTATCTGCATGGGTAATCAACTATTGGCAAAGGCAGGAGGCGCCTCTATCTACAAATTGAAATACGGACATCGTAGTCACAACCAACCCGTTCGGATGGTAGGTACGGAGCGATGCTTTATCACCAGTCAGAATCACGGTTACGCCGTAGACAATTCCACCCTGGGAGCCGATTGGGAACCGCTGTTCATCAACATGAACGATGGCACCAACGAAGGAATCAAGCATAAGACCAAACCCTATTTCTCTGCACAGTTTCATCCCGAAGCATGCAGCGGACCTACGGATACGGAATTCCTTTTTGATAAATTTGTAGAATTGCTTTAA
- a CDS encoding amidophosphoribosyltransferase codes for MEQLKHECGVAMVRLLKPLEYYHNKYGSWMYGLNKLYLLMEKQHNRGQEGAGLACVKLEAHTGEEYMFRERAMGTGAITEIFDAVYRNFKDISPQELNDPLYAKSRLPFAGELYLGHLRYSTTGKSGISYIHPFLRRNNWRAKNLALCGNFNLTNVDTIFEEITSIGQHPRKYSDTYIMLEQMGHRLDREIERLYQQYEKEGLRGMDITHAIEEHVDLSNMLRKCSPQWDGGYVICGLTGSGEAFSVRDPWGIRPAFYYADDEIVVLASERPVIQTVMNVQLDDVKELDPGQALLVNKKGEWRTATIMEPKERKACSFERIYFSRGSDADIYKERKSLGHNLVGSILKAVNYDLKHTVFSFIPNTAEVAYYGMLEGVNEYLNHRKMERISQAQELSADELKDILSMSVRTEKVAIKDIKLRTFIAEGNTRNDLAAHVYDITYGSLNPNEDNLVVIDDSIVRGTTLRQSIIGILDRLHPKKIVVVSSSPQVRYPDYYGIDMSKMKEFIAFRAAIELLRERGMENLIMETYTKAKEQQQKTDGVLVNYVKDIYAPFTNEEISAKIAEILTPKGTRAAVEIVYQDIEGLHASCPNHKGDWYFSGDYPTPGGTRLVNQAYINYIEGEI; via the coding sequence ATGGAACAACTTAAACACGAGTGTGGCGTAGCCATGGTCCGTTTATTAAAGCCTTTAGAGTATTATCACAATAAATACGGTAGCTGGATGTATGGGCTTAACAAGCTCTATTTGTTGATGGAAAAGCAGCATAACCGTGGACAGGAGGGCGCGGGACTGGCATGCGTAAAGTTAGAAGCCCACACCGGAGAAGAATATATGTTCAGGGAAAGAGCGATGGGAACCGGAGCCATTACCGAAATCTTTGATGCCGTTTACCGCAACTTTAAAGATATATCCCCGCAGGAACTCAACGATCCCCTCTACGCTAAAAGCCGGCTTCCCTTTGCCGGAGAATTATATTTAGGTCATCTTCGCTACAGTACAACCGGTAAATCCGGAATATCCTATATACATCCTTTTTTACGCCGCAACAACTGGAGAGCAAAAAATCTTGCCTTATGCGGTAACTTCAATCTTACAAACGTCGATACCATATTTGAGGAAATTACCTCGATCGGTCAGCATCCCCGTAAATACTCAGACACCTACATCATGTTGGAGCAGATGGGACATCGCCTGGACCGCGAAATAGAACGTTTGTATCAGCAATACGAGAAAGAGGGATTGAGAGGCATGGATATCACACATGCCATTGAAGAGCACGTAGATCTATCCAATATGCTCCGTAAATGCAGTCCCCAGTGGGACGGAGGTTACGTGATCTGTGGTCTTACCGGAAGCGGAGAGGCCTTCAGTGTACGCGATCCCTGGGGTATACGTCCGGCTTTCTATTATGCCGACGACGAGATTGTTGTGCTGGCATCGGAACGCCCGGTTATTCAGACCGTGATGAACGTGCAACTGGACGATGTAAAAGAGCTCGACCCAGGACAGGCACTGCTGGTAAACAAAAAGGGAGAGTGGCGCACGGCAACCATCATGGAACCCAAGGAACGCAAAGCATGCTCGTTCGAGCGGATTTACTTTTCGCGGGGTAGTGATGCCGATATCTATAAAGAAAGGAAGAGTTTGGGCCATAACCTGGTAGGATCTATTCTCAAGGCCGTAAATTACGACCTGAAGCATACCGTCTTTTCCTTTATTCCCAATACCGCCGAGGTAGCCTACTACGGCATGCTGGAAGGGGTAAACGAATACCTCAACCACCGGAAGATGGAGCGGATCTCGCAGGCACAGGAACTCTCGGCCGACGAGCTGAAGGATATCCTCTCCATGTCGGTACGAACCGAGAAAGTAGCGATCAAAGATATAAAACTACGTACCTTTATTGCTGAAGGCAACACCCGCAACGACCTTGCAGCCCACGTATACGATATAACATACGGAAGTCTGAATCCCAACGAAGATAACCTGGTGGTGATAGACGACAGTATCGTAAGGGGTACAACCCTGCGCCAAAGTATCATCGGTATACTGGACCGCCTGCATCCCAAGAAGATAGTGGTGGTGTCTTCCTCTCCGCAGGTACGTTATCCCGATTATTACGGTATCGATATGTCCAAAATGAAGGAATTCATTGCCTTCCGTGCAGCCATCGAACTGCTGCGTGAGCGAGGCATGGAAAACCTGATAATGGAAACCTACACCAAGGCAAAGGAACAACAGCAAAAAACGGACGGAGTTTTGGTAAACTACGTGAAGGATATCTATGCTCCCTTTACCAACGAAGAAATTTCGGCCAAGATTGCCGAAATTCTTACCCCAAAGGGAACCCGTGCTGCCGTAGAAATTGTTTATCAGGATATAGAAGGTCTGCATGCCTCTTGCCCCAATCACAAAGGCGACTGGTATTTTTCGGGAGATTATCCCACACCCGGCGGTACACGTCTGGTAAATCAGGCTTACATTAATTATATTGAAGGAGAAATTTGA